A region of Solanum dulcamara chromosome 7, daSolDulc1.2, whole genome shotgun sequence DNA encodes the following proteins:
- the LOC129894768 gene encoding uncharacterized protein LOC129894768: MKVSNHEIKQILAKTVNANRMDWLRELDDALWAYHTAFKTLIALNKKRMMMYRDQKIEKRDFAPGYLVLLFNSRFRLFPGKLKSKWLGQFHVVLVSLCGAIELENHEEKLFKVSGKRVKAYLGVAKEIKVVETWALGEV; this comes from the exons ATGAAAGTTTCAAACCATGAGATAAAGCAAATCCTGGCAAAAACTGTGAATGCCAACAGAATGGATTGGTTGAGAGAACTTGATGATGCCTTATGGGCATATCATACTGCATTTAAGACCCTTATTG CCTTGAACAAGAAGAGGATGATGATGTATCGTGACCAGAAGATTGAAAAGAGAGACTTTGCACCAGGTTATCTTGTTCTTTTGTTCAACTCAAGATTTCGCTTGTTTCCTGGCAAGCTGAAGTCCAAATGGTTAGGACAGTTTCATGTGGTTCTAGTGTCCTTATGTGGTGCAATTGagcttgaaaatcatgaagaaAAGTTATTCAAGGTAAGTGGGAAAAGAGTGAAGGCTTACTTGGGAGTTGCTAAAGAGATCAAGGTGGTGGAAACATGGGCTCTTGGGGAAGTTTGA